From the Deltaproteobacteria bacterium genome, one window contains:
- a CDS encoding nucleotidyl transferase AbiEii/AbiGii toxin family protein: MAEIESLDALMVWVMNKLAERFGPKAILKGGMLLKLLDCPRHTNDLDYVFAPYRSKKDIVTAILKALSELEGAKVHHSLHSTSLRIILEYNDLKVQIEANVSETCASQEMSTASLARSVNQLPRVIRVMKLEESLAHKMAAWNERGLMRDLYDIYYFYTRLRIKPDLDVLKKRLSKINDRQKFANQSKVKSMTMNDFLGKLQKTAELIDDQSLKAELQGILSIEELIGLNLKIRRSLLELIENIQE, translated from the coding sequence ATGGCGGAAATTGAATCCCTCGATGCACTCATGGTTTGGGTCATGAATAAATTGGCCGAAAGATTTGGCCCTAAGGCCATCTTAAAAGGCGGCATGTTGTTAAAGTTATTGGATTGCCCGCGTCATACTAATGATTTGGATTACGTTTTTGCGCCCTACCGATCAAAAAAAGATATTGTTACTGCGATTCTAAAAGCCCTTTCTGAGTTAGAGGGTGCTAAAGTTCATCACTCACTGCATTCTACTAGTTTGCGCATCATCCTTGAATACAATGATCTCAAAGTACAAATTGAAGCGAACGTTAGTGAAACTTGCGCATCACAAGAAATGAGTACGGCTTCTCTTGCTCGTTCGGTTAATCAGTTGCCAAGGGTCATTCGAGTCATGAAATTAGAAGAATCCTTGGCCCATAAAATGGCGGCTTGGAATGAAAGAGGATTGATGAGAGATCTTTATGATATTTATTATTTTTATACTCGCCTGCGAATTAAGCCAGATTTAGATGTTCTTAAAAAAAGGCTTTCTAAAATTAATGATAGGCAGAAATTCGCCAATCAATCCAAAGTCAAATCAATGACGATGAACGATTTTTTGGGGAAACTGCAAAAAACTGCAGAATTGATCGACGATCAAAGTTTAAAAGCAGAATTGCAGGGGATTCTTTCGATAGAGGAATTAATTGGCTTGAATCTTAAAATAAGACGTTCTTTGCTAGAGCTGATTGAAAATATTCAAGAGTAA
- a CDS encoding ATP-binding protein, whose translation MESKAYPFRFEFGLDELPKNPGLIIIRGPRQYGKSTWLDMNLRWSAEEFGKGSSYYLNGDEIASANELIEEMKSLYPAYSRDAKVKRLFIDEITAVPEWEKAIKRMVDQGLFKDVLIITTGSKASDLRHGSERLPGRKGKLPKSEYIFLPISYREFKFNVRDIHGDKSWIAYLLTGGSPVACNDICQFERLPEYFIQLVRDWVLGEIVSSGRSRLALTQLLHVIMHYGGKPVGFAKLAREGGLANNTVASGYIEKLSDLLSVMPSWPLEPNKKTLLMRKPCKFHFINLAVAIAFHPSSLRQVHEFENLSPELQGIFIEWLVAQEIWRRSVLTEQANPEAIGFWASKEHEIDFVTPDFKFFEVKKGPANPLEFSWFSKVFPKDELTVICKTPFKSKQVTGMTIEDFLLSAPTSLIYHE comes from the coding sequence ATGGAATCAAAGGCCTATCCGTTTCGCTTTGAATTTGGGCTTGATGAACTACCCAAGAACCCTGGGCTCATCATTATCCGAGGCCCCCGGCAATATGGGAAAAGCACCTGGCTCGATATGAACTTGCGATGGTCGGCTGAGGAATTTGGAAAAGGTTCCTCCTATTATTTGAACGGCGATGAAATTGCTTCAGCTAACGAACTCATAGAAGAAATGAAATCTCTCTACCCTGCCTACTCTAGAGACGCAAAAGTGAAGCGGCTGTTTATCGATGAGATAACTGCCGTTCCAGAATGGGAGAAAGCCATCAAACGGATGGTCGATCAAGGCTTATTCAAAGATGTGCTTATCATCACAACGGGTTCAAAAGCATCCGACCTGCGTCATGGTTCAGAAAGGCTTCCTGGGCGTAAGGGTAAATTGCCCAAGAGTGAATACATATTTTTGCCGATCTCTTACCGAGAATTTAAATTTAATGTTCGAGATATACATGGTGACAAATCGTGGATCGCTTATCTTTTAACAGGCGGCTCTCCTGTGGCTTGCAATGATATTTGCCAATTTGAACGTCTGCCAGAATATTTCATTCAACTCGTGCGTGATTGGGTTTTGGGAGAAATTGTTTCGTCAGGTAGAAGCCGATTGGCTTTAACCCAGCTTTTGCACGTTATCATGCATTACGGAGGTAAACCGGTTGGTTTTGCAAAGCTTGCCCGCGAAGGGGGCCTGGCTAACAACACGGTTGCCAGTGGTTATATCGAAAAACTTTCTGACCTGCTTTCTGTTATGCCATCATGGCCATTAGAGCCCAATAAAAAAACCTTGCTCATGCGAAAGCCTTGTAAATTTCATTTTATCAATCTCGCTGTGGCTATTGCCTTTCATCCATCATCACTTAGGCAGGTACATGAATTTGAAAACCTATCTCCTGAACTACAGGGAATATTTATCGAATGGCTTGTAGCTCAAGAAATATGGCGCCGTAGTGTTTTAACCGAACAAGCAAATCCAGAAGCTATCGGTTTCTGGGCCTCAAAAGAACATGAGATAGATTTTGTAACGCCTGATTTTAAATTCTTCGAAGTAAAAAAGGGACCAGCAAACCCGCTTGAATTCAGTTGGTTCTCAAAAGTATTTCCAAAAGATGAGTTGACGGTTATCTGCAAAACACCGTTCAAATCAAAACAAGTGACAGGTATGACGATCGAAGACTTTTTATTATCGGCTCCAACTTCACTGATCTATCATGAATAG